The following nucleotide sequence is from Citrus sinensis cultivar Valencia sweet orange chromosome 6, DVS_A1.0, whole genome shotgun sequence.
CCCAACTGAGGGACGAGTTTTATGTACATCGTACGATGTTATTCACATGCATCGCAAAAGGCTCATGGACTAAGATCTTGTTCAAGATCCTAGCATTAAAGAACCCGAAGCTGTGCAAGAAATGCTGCACATAGATCCAGAAACAGAAACTGTGGACCCTGAACCCTCTGAAGGTCGAGCAAGTATTTTTCATCGCGAGTTTTGTAAAGCTGTTGAAGACACACAGCAACAAAGATAcatcaacaataaatttaaagactTTCTACATAGTTCGAAATGAAgatattacaaaatgaaaacagCCGGCATTTTACCATGCAGAAGCTTCTAATACAATAACGAAAATAACACAATTGAGCAGCATGGAAGCGTGTATTACCTGCACTTCGAACTTGACCACATTTGGTGACTTGACAACACCATCATTTTCAATTATGGCAGATTCGTCACCAAAGTAGTGATTACTGTGCAGTGGATTGTTAACCATGCCTTCGTGATGACCAGAAATGCCCGGAATCCATCTGCACTTCATGTTATAGTGCCCAATCTTCTTCCAACCCACATTCAGTTCTTGCAAAGCTTTGAGAACTTCTGTCATTATTTCACGTGGATGGGCTCGAGACTGTAAggcaataaaaattatagataatATTTAACATAGGGCACTCTACCATGAGAACAGCCAAAAGAGACAGACTCAACCTGTAGTCCAAGAGCCCATTTCCTTTCATATGGCAACTGTCCTCTTAAACCCATTCCTTGATAATCCATGAATCCTGGAGCACGGTGTGCAACAGGTGATACAGCAGGTTCACTGGGATGCAAACGGTTGAAACCAGAttccttttatatttttcattttaaaaaagaaacgaAAAATTTAGTATAGCtcaatgataaattaaaatatgttaaaaaacaataaaatcatcaaataaaacaaaagattacagGACAAAAGAATTACTTATTCAATTGATAAGAATatactatatattattcacAGTAGGATAGATTTCACATGGGAAGCCACAAAACTAGGTAGTTCAGAACAGAAAAATTTCATTACCACTGACAACTACACATGACTATCtagaaataaaactaaaaatcaaataaaatgtatgcaaaatcattttcaacataaaatcaaattgaggAAATATGAGCTTACCATAGTTTCCTGAAACTCGGCTCCAAGGTAGCCACTGGAAACACGGAATCGGTTGTCCAACAGCAAATAGTATGCAACAGTAGCCTGAAATGtagcaaaaataataagacaCCATATGAAAATTATGGGAACAGAGCTAAGAAGGTACAAACCTCGTTTTGTAACCTATTGCGAAGAGATTCAACCAGTTGGTTCTGGTCAAATCCCATCTTAACCACTTCCTTAAGAATCTCCTCATCAATCTGCAAGTAATATAATTGTATTGGAATCAACCTATCCACACTGAGTTTATAATTAAGGCATTGAAGATGTTATATTCCGAATAAATGCAAAGTTGTTCTCTATATACATTAATTACAAGCTTTGATAGCATTAATTGAAATCCCAGATCCCAAGAACCAAAATTGCAAAAGCCTCAAAACAGATAATAGAGACATTCGCCCTGAGCATATTTATACAACTGCGAAAAATCCATCTCAATGAACCAGTATGCTGGTTCTACACATATAACTGGaagtaataaaagaattacaaAGTCAACCAACCTTTTTGGCTTGTTGCATCGTATCTGGAGGGGGCACGGCTAAATAACGCGGAAGATGGGCTTGGAACCATGGGTGCTGACGTATCTCAGGAATAGTGATTCGCTTCATTGGATCAACTATAAGCATCCTTGGGATCAAATCTCTTGCACCCGGAGACAAATGACTGGGCAGAGTGTATATCCCACCCTATAGGacaaaaattgattatatCCAGCCGAAAAGTCTCTGTGCAGGTAAACTTATGATTGATAGTACGAACCTAATTTGGAAATAATTTGGTGGTTAAAAGGACAAAATGGTAATATCAAAGGCTTATCTAAGCAGATCATTAAGTTACACCAATAAGATCTCTCCAATAAAGCTGTACAGCTGAACAAAGATGTCCATCATCTTTAAGCTACAGTGTCTATCATCTTTAAGCTACAATAATTCTATCCCGTTCAATTATCTTGAAGTGCCAAAGACAATAAGCTTAATGAAGCATGCCTGTTCCATGGACTCTTCATTCCAACTAAAAGCATTTGTGTTAGATTCCACACAATACAAACTGCTTTGCCAGTACAGCAACCACACACTTCATTTCAGCGGAAAACATTCCAACTTTTAACAAGTATCCCATCAGACAGATATTGTGTGTTTTCCAACAATGTGAAAAGCCAATGagcaaaaaattgaaaaaccaGAATAGTCCTAGCAATAATTAAAAGTTTGATGACAAGTTCCAAAGAGGTCATCAGTGAGcttatttattcaataaaagtaTTATAGATAATCTACATCCGTTATAACCATTGCAATTTAGCTGAcgaaaaacatttaaatcatCGGAAAAAATGATGCAATaccttaatttt
It contains:
- the LOC102626026 gene encoding SNF1-related protein kinase catalytic subunit alpha KIN10 produces the protein MDGASNRSSSGVDMFLPNYKLGKTLGIGSFGKVKIAEHALTGHKVAIKILNRRKIKNMEMEEKVRREIKILRLFMHPHIIRLYEVIETPSDIYVVMEYVKSGELFDYIVEKGRLQEDEARNFFQQIISGVEYCHRNMVVHRDLKPENLLLDSKWNVKIADFGLSNIMRDGHFLKTSCGSPNYAAPEVISGKLYAGPEVDVWSCGVILYALLCGTLPFDDENIPNLFKKIKGGIYTLPSHLSPGARDLIPRMLIVDPMKRITIPEIRQHPWFQAHLPRYLAVPPPDTMQQAKKIDEEILKEVVKMGFDQNQLVESLRNRLQNEATVAYYLLLDNRFRVSSGYLGAEFQETMESGFNRLHPSEPAVSPVAHRAPGFMDYQGMGLRGQLPYERKWALGLQSRAHPREIMTEVLKALQELNVGWKKIGHYNMKCRWIPGISGHHEGMVNNPLHSNHYFGDESAIIENDGVVKSPNVVKFEVQLYKTRDEKYLLDLQRVQGPQFLFLDLCAAFLAQLRVL